In Equus quagga isolate Etosha38 chromosome 14, UCLA_HA_Equagga_1.0, whole genome shotgun sequence, one DNA window encodes the following:
- the MRPL17 gene encoding 39S ribosomal protein L17, mitochondrial, translated as MRLSVAAAISHGRVFRRLGLGPESRIHMLRNLLTGLVRHERIEASWARVDEMRGYAEKLIDYGKLGDTNERAMRMADFWLTEKDLIPKLFQVLAPRYQGQNGGYTRMLQIPNRSKQDRAKMAVIEYKGNCLPPLPLPRRDSNLTLLNQLLQGLRQDQKASIHSSHAAQTPGI; from the exons ATGCGGCTCTCGGTCGCAGCCGCCATCTCCCATGGCCGCGTATTCCGCCGCCTGGGCCTTGGTCCCGAGTCCCGCATCCATATGTTGCGTAACTTGCTTACGGGACTGGTGCGACACGAACGCATCGAGGCGTCATGGGCACGCGTGGACGAGATGAGGGGCTATGCCGAGAAG CTCATCGACTATGGGAAGCTGGGAGACACCAACGAAAGAGCCATGCGCATGGCTGACTTCTGGCTCACG GAGAAAGACTTGATCCCAAAGCTGTTTCAAGTACTGGCCCCTCGGTACCAAGGTCAGAATGGGGGCTACACGAGAATGCTGCAGATCCCAAATCGGAGTAAGCAGGATCGGGCCAAGATGGCGGTGATCGAGTATAAAGGGAACTGccttccacccctgcccctgcctcgcAGAGACAGCAACCTTACACTCCTGAACCAGCTGCTGCAGGGGCTGCGGCAGGACCAGAAAGCAAGCATCCACAGCTCCCACGCAGCCCAAACACCAGGGATTTAA